In the Triticum aestivum cultivar Chinese Spring chromosome 2B, IWGSC CS RefSeq v2.1, whole genome shotgun sequence genome, TAGAGTACAATGACTTGTATGTCCAACTATAACAGCTAGCAGCATGGTTTATCCCCTTCTGGTTGTACAATTTCTCTAGAGTGATGGCATAGGAAGAGCATGTGTATATGTTGAGGTTAGTCTTCTGATACTAATGCTCCAGATGTTCTTTGTAAACTAATGCTGCAAGTGTTTGTTTGGGACAAGACAAATAGTGTCCCAATTTTTACGAAAATGTGAATTAACTtttattaaaaataataaaattaCCAAAATTAACCTAATTATCGATGTTTATTTAAATTGGACATAAAAATGATGCATAATGGCACATGAAGCAGATTGTGCCCTTTTtttgcccggtgcaacgcacgggcatttgtactagtaataataatataataataataataataataataatctctccctaataataaagcacggattgggtctccgggttcaccgtcacaatacgcttttcttcgcgtgaatttacgctttcagttttatTACATCCAAGGTGGGACTATTTTACTTGcgtatccgaggtggtactatttttatgttttctgTGTGTTTTTACGTAGTTAATTGCGTTCTGTGTGTTCTAAAGATGTTGGGCCGTCGATGCCTTTCTATATTAGGCTGGGCCTTCCTTCGTTCTGCAAAAAAGATACCCTGATGCGTTACCCAGCAGATCCGGTCTCCATCCCTAAAAAAACCAGATCCGGTCTCCTGCTTCTTCAATCGATCTGCTTCTTCCTTTGTAGAGCACAACAGCTCGATGCCCTTCCACGGCAGACCAggtcttctttctcttcttctttgatCCAACAcaatctccttcctcttctttcattcaatctttccaatttttgaTCCAATCCTTCCTGCGCTTGAAACCTTCTCTGACACAAACACTTCCTGCGTCCATGGGGAGCCCGGCAGGAACTCTGGCAGGGTCTCCTTTGGCTGTTCCAAAGGCCAATGAACGCGCATATAAATACACATCTACTCCCTCGACCGAAGCTCCAGCTCAATTGTGTCATTATTTCGTGCTCAACAATGGTGTCTTGTCGTTCTACCAAAGTCGACGGAATCTCGCCGCTCTGTCAACCTCGCCGGAATTTATCCGTACTGCCGACTTCGTCAGAATTACAATGCGGAATCTCACAAGCTACAGCGATCTGGCAGGTGCTCGGTTTGCAAGAAAAACAGCGACATCCTGCAGCAGTTCACCGACTAAGTCGGCAGCCTGCAGCCAGCAGGAAGCACGAGAAGCAGAGAAGCAGCAGCAGGCCAGCAGCGGAGCAGTCAACAGCAGCAGGCAGCCGGCGCACGTCACGGCGGTCCGGAGGCGGAGTGCGGCGATGGTTGCCCAGGCCGGCGGCCGGCGGACCACAGTTGGCATCAGTGAGCAGCCGCTGGTCGAGTCAAAGGCctaggaaggcctcacacatggaCCCTGTCAATTAAGGGAAGGGGAGAAGTTCCTGCAAATTTGGGGAAAGGAGAAACGATTGagcatttttttgtgaaatagtatctctccctaataataaagcacagattgggtctccgggttcaccgtcacaatacgtttTTCTTcgcgtgaatttacgctttcagttttatTACATCCAAGGTGGTGAAATAGTAGAAACGAACGAGCATGGGAGGTCTGTCGCCTGTTGGCGCATTGGGCTCGGATGGCCATTTAGGCTTAGTATTAAAAAAAAATTACACAGTCACTAACGCGGCGATACGTACTGCTAATCCAATGATTCAGTGTGATACTTGATGACGGAAGAGCAAAAGCTTCGTTTTGCGGTCTTCCAAGTCAAGATTTCCGTGGAAGTCCGTGTTGATTCGTCAGTTGTTCGGCAGCATAGGTGTAGATTAGATGGATTCCAATTCTACATATAGGATCGATGGTTCCAATTCTACATTGCGTGCACGCATTGACTGCTCCAGGCTTGATCGCTCAAGTATGGATTTCCAGAAAAAAAATAGGATTCTGTGCAGAAGACGTCGGCACAACCCGTTGAGAATCAGGTACCCTATTTTGTATTTCGCGTTCGTGCACATATGCTTCACCTTGCATCGTCAGGGCAGTGCTGCCATCGCTTTAACTACCATCTGTATCGTCCCGTGAGGCGGTCCAGTGGGCACACTATGCATGCCAGGATTCAGGTTTCAATTGACTGTAGGTAAGAAACTGGATGGATCAGCATGCATACATATACAAGCAAATGGGGGTCGGCAAAAAACATAAGGTGCATATTGATTTACCTGATTAACAACATTGCTAATCCTCTACTCGAGTTTTATTGTTGGCAAGATGTtggatggatatatatgtgtaCATGACCAAATAGGATTCAGCAGAAATACAGAAGGTGCACCGTATTAAATAATTAGTGTAGGTTTTTTTATGTTTGCTCAGAACATAAGACATAGTATTTTTGTTAATCCTTAGCtgattgaatttcatacaatatCAATCACATAAAATTACATGTCAGTTACCTAACCTTGCAGTATTGACAGTGCGTATTCCTTAAACTAGCTGCATTATTATATAGTTCAAAATTAAATATGAAACGAGGTTGAGACAAGGATGGTTCATGGTTGGATGTTGATCAAAATTAAGGCTTAGAAAGATGAGATATATAGATGTAGGAAAATGATTGATGGCCTATTCTCTTTCTGTATAAGGCGGTACCAAGTAATTGATTGAATTCATATTGGAAGTCAACTTCTGTGACATAATTGTCTTAATCAATTTGGAGCATTGAGTGTGCAAAAATCGATGTAATACAATTTCAATTCGGCGGATATAGTGTAGTTTTATATAGAGTTACAGGAGTTTGTTTACCTCCGTGTTTTTGATCCAAGATTAAGATGTGGGTATTATATGCATTGTCGACATAGCTTGGAAATTTTAACAAAATAGAAACTTTTCATTATTTTTTGGTCATATGCTATATTTTTCTACGAACAAAAAAaatttcactcttatttttcagCTCGACCCACTAGCGCCTGTCACCAAAGTACAAGGAGTTGGGACTTGGAACTGTGTGCGACACAAACTCCGCTCTTTTCTCTATTATATTAGTCAAAGATGGGGGATCTTTGGACAACGCTCCTAATATTTATTTTGTTTCTCGTGTAGTAGTGTGGAGGATTTCAAGGAGTTTCTTGATGATGTCATGTCTGGTGATTGGCCATGGGGAGAGGAGGAGGTCTTGAGCCATTGGGTTAGTGAAGTGAGGTTttttatctcccgttgcaacgcacgggtatttGTGCTAGTATTATCTttataataataataaagcacggattgggtctccgggttcaccgtcataatacgctttcttctcatgtcataatacgcttttacgatttATATGGACAAAATCgcaatataaacgaggtggtactaaatttctgTCTCGCAATTCAATCATGCGTCTTCCGCGCCTGGGCTTCAGCCCATCTAGCATGCATGTTCTGCGTCTGGGCTGGATGCAGCTGTGGCGGCCCATGCGTGGGGTGTTCAGGCGGTCAACGCCGCATAACCGTGCCTCCCGATCCCACCTCCAGCCCGCCGCCACCTCCCGGCATGCCCCGCCCCACCTCAGCGCGCgcagccggccgccgccgcgcgccgccaccgccgaccccgccAGCACGCCTACCCCTATCTCTGGGTCGAGGCGGGTCAACGAGCGTGTGGGGCGGCAGGCGGCTCTCCGGCTCGACCCGATCGGATCCGATCGAGTGAGGCCTGCACAGGGCGACGGCGGATGGGCTGGACGCACAGAACGACGGTGGCGTCCGGATCCAGGCGAGCGTCGGCGGCACAAGGCGTCGTGGTTCTCCGGGGCAGCGCCATGGTTGCTCCGCCGTGCTCCTGGAAGAGAACGAGGAAGGATGAGGGAGAGCAAGCATGGAAGATGCCGAGAACCCAAGCTGCTCCCTCCAGCGTGCCCCCTCCATGGCTCGTCGTCGCTCTGTGACCACATCCAGCTCCAGGCAAGCCTTCCGGACAGcatctctcctccctctccctccatctTTATTTGTCTGCTAGCTTGCTACAAAATTCTAGAACTATCTGATTCCAAAGGCTTCTGTTGAAAAGTAGCATGATTTCAAATGCTTCTGCTGAAAAGTAGTGTCAATCTTCAGCAGAAGCCTTAGTTATCCATGGTCTCTCATCCTGACTTTTGAAAAGCAGTTCAACAATGTCTATTGGGATGTCATCTCTCATGGCAAGTTTCTCTTCTTCGGTAGTTTCCCCTCAAAGGCTGTGCTTACCTGGAGAAACCAGAGGATATAAATGAGGCTGTACAATTAATCTCTTAAGTATTTAGCAGAGAAGCACTATTGTGCAAACACTAATATTGGTTTCCCCTCTCTTCGATTATAGTGCCAAAAAAATAATGGTGCCGAACAGCACATACATAAGTGTGGTGGACACTATCCTGCGGCATGATGCTCCTGCTTCCCTGCTGTTTGCCATGGATTTAACATATTTGTCTTGTTGGGAATCCGAGCAGCTGTTGCAGAAGGACGTCAACCTCCTTAATCCGATGGCTGAGCTAGAGAAGCACTCACAAGAAGAAGCATCTCGTGCAGTCCATCAACTCATCATGTACGTGCGCATCAGATCATGTATGGTCCAGAGGAAATATTCCTTTCTCTTTCAATTGATTTGTCTCCTGGCCCCTTTTGTCTTTGTTTTATATGTCCGTAGGATGTCATGTGCCAGAACCGCTTCAACATGTGAGCATGATCCTTTCCAAGCTTTAGTAATGTGTTGCTAGCGAAAcacaataacattaataccatgtATTTTGTATTATTGACTTGGGGAATTGATTTAAATTGCTATTGGTGGTTATAATAGTTTGCTATACTTTTAGTAGATTATGTTTATGCAAGTTAGACATAGA is a window encoding:
- the LOC123044952 gene encoding uncharacterized protein isoform X1, with product MQLWRPMRGVFRRSTPHNRASRSHLQPAATSRHAPPHLSARSRPPPRAATADPASTPTPISGSRRVNERVGRQAALRLDPIGSDRVRPAQGDGGWAGRTERRWRPDPGERRRHKASWFSGAAPWLLRRAPGRERGRMRESKHGRCREPKLLPPACPLHGSSSLCDHIQLQLLQKDVNLLNPMAELEKHSQEEASRAVHQLIISVEDFKEFLDDVMSGDGPWGEEEVLSHWPLLARPADPEIAPPHENVRVSSAAAPFRPRAPIPSLPPPSIYSAVPVLDLRSPNPDEIGRFHPISRQTQPQLLVGHAGSTDELLIDVHPAAPPTTVPSLLDSAPPTCRTIGLSSILARVKLATVKMQNSCNSILLQLSGAEGVRSNSAGGQTGSALGHATINAR
- the LOC123044952 gene encoding uncharacterized protein isoform X2 translates to MQLWRPMRGVFRRSTPHNRASRSHLQPAATSRHAPPHLSARSRPPPRAATADPASTPTPISGSRRVNERVGRQAALRLDPIGSDRVRPAQGDGGWAGRTERRWRPDPGERRRHKASWFSGAAPWLLRRAPGRERGRMRESKHGRCREPKLLPPACPLHGSSSLCDHIQLQLLQKDVNLLNPMAELEKHSQEEASRAVHQLIIVEDFKEFLDDVMSGDGPWGEEEVLSHWPLLARPADPEIAPPHENVRVSSAAAPFRPRAPIPSLPPPSIYSAVPVLDLRSPNPDEIGRFHPISRQTQPQLLVGHAGSTDELLIDVHPAAPPTTVPSLLDSAPPTCRTIGLSSILARVKLATVKMQNSCNSILLQLSGAEGVRSNSAGGQTGSALGHATINAR
- the LOC123044952 gene encoding uncharacterized protein isoform X3 codes for the protein MQLWRPMRGVFRRSTPHNRASRSHLQPAATSRHAPPHLSARSRPPPRAATADPASTPTPISGSRRVNERVGRQAALRLDPIGSDRVRPAQGDGGWAGRTERRWRPDPGERRRHKASWFSGAAPWLLRRAPGRERGRMRESKHGRCREPKLLPPACPLHGSSSLCDHIQLQLLQKDVNLLNPMAELEKHSQEEASRAVHQLIISVEDFKEFLDDVMSGDGPWGEEEVLSHWPLLARPADPEIAPPHENVRVSSAAAPFRPRAPIPSLPPPSIYSAVPVLDLRSPNPDEIGRFHPISRQTQPQLLVGHAGSTDELLIDVHPAAPPTTVPSLLDSAPPTCRTIGLSSILARVKLATVKMQNSCNSILLQLSGSNK